In Cervus elaphus chromosome 7, mCerEla1.1, whole genome shotgun sequence, the following proteins share a genomic window:
- the ID4 gene encoding DNA-binding protein inhibitor ID-4, which translates to MKAVSPVRPSGRKAPSGCGGGGGGELALRCLAEHGHSLGGSAAAAAAAAAARCKAAEAAADEPALCLQCDMNDCYSRLRRLVPTIPPNKKVSKVELLQHVIDYILDLQLALETHPALLRQPPPPAPPHLPAGTCPAAPPRTPLTALNTDPAGAVNKQGDSILCR; encoded by the exons ATGAAGGCGGTGAGCCCGGTGCGCCCCTCGGGCCGCAAGGCGCCGTCGGGctgcggcggcggtggcggcggcgagCTGGCGCTGCGCTGCCTGGCCGAGCACGGCCACAGCCTGGGCGGctcggcggccgcggcggcggcggcggcggccgcgcgcTGCAAGGCGGCCGAGGCGGCGGCCGACGAGCCGGCGCTGTGCCTGCAGTGCGATATGAACGACTGCTACAGCCGCCTGCGGAGGCTGGTGCCCACCATCCCGCCCAACAAGAAAGTCAGCAAAGTGGAGCTCCTGCAGCACGTTATCGACTACATCCTGGATCTGCAGCTGGCTCTGGAGACGCACCCGGCTCTACTGAggcagccgccgccgcccgcgccgccgCACCTCCCGGCCGGGACCTGCCCGGCCGCGCCACCGCGGACCCCGCTCACCGCGCTCAACACCGACCCG GCCGGCGCGGTGAACAAGCAGGGCGACAGCATTCTCTGCCGCTGA